From Dendropsophus ebraccatus isolate aDenEbr1 chromosome 2, aDenEbr1.pat, whole genome shotgun sequence, a single genomic window includes:
- the LOC138784170 gene encoding uncharacterized protein, giving the protein MASKRHRMPIDGDHLISEVEARPALWDKAAKGYSDRKLKARLWREVANAMFDDFDDLEPEEQAELDKSLRTRWKSIRDYFTKGMMEAERSGASPSKRKPISYEDSLRFLISKKAFRSTSGNFGKKQSQQQQHQQPPQRRSSSSATASRAQTEEEEEEEESGTSCMFMDIPDSPSTRSNTPSPTPNIRSPATTSGADAATVTTAASQAETTSARPRRVPLQIRRNVRTPQIPDKELDVENETLSLIRRVDAKDDFDNFGSLMAASCRRMDRNLVGHFMTLSLTMSTAFELAKSMPPVVDMVKGLHIALGLRESTNDQAIQTDIQSQVQLPTSRVPSNNPFYPQYQYYSQYNVGPSQRTSARHDPSTMGRSPTSFTDLS; this is encoded by the exons ATGGCTTCCAAACGCCACAGGATGCCTATTGATGGGGATCACTTGATTTCTGAG GTGGAGGCTAGACCAGCTCTGTGGGACAAAGCGGCAAAAGGCTACTCTGACCGCAAGTTAAAGGCCAGATTATGGAGAGAGGTGGCCAACGCAATGTTTGACGATTTTGATGATCTTGAGCCTGAGGAGCAGGCGGAATTAG ATAAAAGCTTGCGGACAAGATGGAAGTCCATACGAGATTATTTTACAAAGGGGATGATGGAGGCAGAGAGGAGTGGTGCCTCACCAAGCAAGAGGAAGCCCATTTCATATGAAGATTCGTTAAGATTCTTGATTTCTAAAAAGGCATTTCGGAG TACTTCTGGGAATTTTGGGAAAAAACAATCCCAGCAGCAACAACATCAGCAGCCACCACAAAGGAGGTCAAGCAGCAGTGCCACAGCATCAAGGGCCcaaacagaggaggaggaggaagaagaggagtctGGCACATCATGTATGTTCATGGACATCCCTGACTCGCCTTCCACACGCTCAAACACCCCTTCCCCAACTCCAAACATTAGATCGCCTGCCACTACCAGTGGTGCAGATGCTGCCACTGTCACCACTGCTGCTTCCCAGGCTGAGACAACCTCTGCTCGGCCTCGTCGTGTGCCCCTCCAAATTCGGAGAAATGTAAGGACCCCTCAAATACCAGATAAGGAACTTGATGTAGAGAACGAAACCTTATCTCTTATTCGACGGGTAGATGCCAAAGATGATTTTGATAACTTTGGCTCACTGATGGCAGCCTCCTGTCGTCGGATGGATCGTAATTTAGTTGGGCATTTTATGACACTTTCCTTGACCATGTCAACAGCTTTTGAGTTAGCAAAATCCATGCCACCAGTTGTAGATATGGTAAAAGGGCTGCACATTGCTTTGGGCCTGCGGGAGAGTACAAATGACCAGGCTATACAGACAGATATCCAATCTCAGGTCCAACTGCCAACATCACGTGTGCCTTCAAATAATCCTTTTTACCCCCAGTACCAGTACTACAGTCAGTACAATGTTGGACCTTCACAACGTACAAGTGCCCGGCATGACCCCAGTACCATGGGAAGATCCCCTACTTCTTTCACAGACCTCAGCTAG